Below is a genomic region from Streptomyces sp. RPA4-2.
GTAGAGGCGGACGGGGCCGCCGTGGTCGTGGCCGAGGGCCTTGTCCTGCATCCGGTGGGCCACCAGGACATCGGGGCGCCGCGCCTGCCGCAGGGTGAGGCTCTCCGTGTACGCCCCGTCGAAACAGGTGAACCGGATCGCGCGGGCCATGGGGCGTACGCCCGCCGCGTCGAGGAGGTGCGAGAGGCGCACCCCCTCGAAGGGCGTGCCGGGCACCCGCCAGCCTGTGACGCACTGCACGTCGTGCACGAGCCGGGTCTGGGGCAGTGCCGTGAGGTCGGCCAGGGTGTAACTGCGGGGGTGGTCGACCAGGCCGTCGATGGTGAGGCGGTAGTCCGCGGGGCCCTTGTGCGGGACGGAGGAGGTCACGGAGTAGTAGCGGAAGCCGCCGCCGTTGGGGAGCAGGCCGGTCAGTCCCGTGGGGTCGCCGGCGAAGAGCGACTCCAGGCCACGCTGGAGCGGGGGCGCGGCCAGCACGCCGAGCGCGCCAAGTCCGAGGGTGCCGAGCAGGAGCCGGCGGCCGATGGGTGTGCCGGGCTCGTCGGGGCGCTCAGGTTCCCGTTCCGCCGGCCGCTCGGGCGAGCGCGCCGGCGGGGCCTGCGGAGCACGCCCCCGCTGCCGCTCCGGTCCCGGCTCTCGGGAATGTTCAGGGTTCACACACCTATACGAGCACTCGCGACCCCTTTCAGGCCAGCGGCAGCGGGTGTCCGTCAGAATTCCGTCACCATTTTCTCAGCTTTCTCAGACACCGGCCGGGCGTCCGGGGGCGCCGCGGGCCTGCCCGGCCCACGGCGCCTGCCCGTCTCCCGGCACCGCCGGGAGACCCCTCAGGCCCCGGCGCCGGCCCCGGAGTCGGAGTCGACCGCGGACCCGGACCTGGAATCCGCCGCCTTGTCCAGCTGGAAGGCCTCGTTGCCGAGTCCGATCCGGGCGTGTGCCTCGGGGGCGCGGGACCGCAGCACCAGGCCCTGGACCAGGCCGACGACCAGGGCGGCCGCGACGAGGGCGGGCAGCAGCCGGCTCAGTGCGGAGCCCGGGCCGGTGCCGACCAGGACGTCGAAGTCCTTGACGGTGTAGCCGGCGATCACGAGCAGGGCGACGCCCGAGACCGCCGCGGTGACCAGGCGCCAGGCCTGGGCCCGTGCGGCGCCTCGGCGGACGAAGAAGACGATGACGGAGAGCGAGGCCGCCGCCATCAGCAGGATGACGCCGAGCGCGCCGACGTTGCCGCCCCAGGTGAACAGGCGCAGCACCGGCGCGGTCGGGTCACCGTTCGGCTTGTCGTCGGTCACGGCGAAGGCGACCAGAACGATCAGGGAGATGGTGGTCTGCAGGAGCGAGCCGGTGCCGGGGGCGCCGCTGGCTCCGGTGGTCCGGCCGAAGGCCTTGGGCAGCAGCCCCTCGCGGCCCATGGCGAAGGCGTACCGCGCGACGACGTTGTGGAAGCTGAGCAGCGCCGCGAACATACCCGTCACGAAGAGGACGTGCAGGACGTCCGTGAAGGTCCCCCCGAGCCGTGACTCGGTGAGGAAGAACAGCAGTCCCGCGCTCTGCTTCCGGGAGGCGCCGACGATCCCGGCGGGTCCCGTGGCGACGGTCAGCGCCCAGGAGCTGATCGCGAAGAAGACGGCGACGAAGCCGATGGCCAGGAACATCACCCGGGGTACGAGGATGTGCGGGCGGCTCGTCTCCTCCGCGTACACCGGTGCCTGTTCGAAGCCGGTGAAGGCGGCGATGCAGAAGCACAGCGCGGTGCCGACCCCGGCCCCGGTGAGCGTGTCCGGGTTGAAGGCGTGCAGCGAGAGCCCTTCCTTGCCGGGATCGGCGACGGCCGCGACGTCGAAGATGACGACGAGCGCCACCTCGACGACCAGCAGGACGCCGAGCACCCGCGCGTTGACGTCGACCTTCAGCCAGGCGAGCGCGCCGACGACCAGCACGGCCACCAGGGCGGGTATCCACCAGGCCAGGTCGACGTCGAGGTACTTGGAGAACAGCCCGGACACCTCGAAGCCGAAGATGCCGTAGATGCCGACCTGGAGCGTGCTGTACGCGAGCAGCGCGACCGCGGCGGCGCCCGCGCCCGCGGTGCCGCCGAGCCCGCGGGCGACGTAGGCGTAGAAGGCGCCCGCGTTGTGGACGTGGCGGCTCATCTCGGCGTACCCGACGCTGAAGAGCACCAGCACCACGCCGAGGATGACGAAGAGCAGCGGCTGTCCGACGATGCCCATCACCGCGAATGTGGTGGGCATGACACCTGCGACCACCATGAGGGGGGCCGTCGCGGCGAGGACGGACAGGAGCAGCCCTCCGGTGCCCAGCCGGTTGGCCTTCAGGGCCCGGTCCTGCCCCTTGAAGGTGCTGATGCCGCCGTCGGCAGCGGCGGGTCTTCCCGTGTTCGCACTGCTCGATGTGCTCGAACTGCCCGTCGTCATCGCGGGGTGGTCCTTTCGGATGTCCGGTGGTCCGGTTCTCTGGAGCGGTCGTCGTTCACACCGTGCCGAGCGCGCTGGCGCGGGCGGTACGGAAGGCCTTGTACGGGTCGCGGTCCGGGTACGACCAGGGCACCGGGGTGGCGTGCGGGCCGATGCGGTGGAAGAGGGCGGCGGCCTCGGCGCCCCGGCCCTCGCAGGACTTCGCGTGGGCGAGGAAGTTGAGGTCGAGGAGACGGCGGGGGTGGTCGTCGTGCTCCCACTCCAGCCACCAGTCGAAGGCGGCCTTCATCACCTGGCGGGCCCGGCGCCCGACCCAGTGCCCGGAGGCGGCCGGGTCGGCTGATTCGCTGCCCGCGGTGGCGAGCACGCGGTAGCGCTCGGCGTGCGCGACGACGGGCAGGATCGCGAGCGGCGAGTCGGCGGGGGCCTGCTCGGCCGCCCAGTTGGCGAAGTCGTAGACCTCGTGGAGCGGGTCCTGGCCCGCCTGGGCGCGGCGCTCGGCGAGGCGGGCGACCATCAGGTGGTGGGCCTGGTGGTGCTCGGGATGGCGGTGGCGCACCTCGTCGAAGAGCCGGACCACGTCGGTCTCGGCGCCGAGCGTGCGCTCCAGTGTCAGCAGGCCGAGCCAGGGCGTGGGGTCGGCGGGCGCGAGCGCGGCGGCGGCGTGACAGGCCTCGCGGGCCCGTTCGGGACGGTCCTTGCCGTCCAGGGCACGCTGGACGGTGGCACAGGCGAGGAGCACCGAGGCGTCGGCGGACTCGGGTTCGGCGAGTCGCCAGTCGCGCGCCCAGGCGAGGGTGGTGGGCTCCTGCGCGAGGGCGGTGACGCGGTGTCCGCGACGGTCCCACTCGTCGCCGGTGACGGCGAGCAGCGAGCGGACCGCGGTCCAGCGGCCCTGTGCCAGCGCGGAGCGCGCGACGACGAGTTCGGCGTCGTCGAGTGCGGCGTCGAAGGACTGGGCCGTGCCCTTGCGGCCGCGGCCGAGGGGAGGAGGGGGTGGCGGGGGTGGCGGCACCGCGAGGTTTCCTCACAGACGCGGCTGGTCAGGTGGCGATCGCGGACAGCAAACCCTTGGCTGAGGGTTCACGTCAAGGCCCACCCGATGTCCTACACGTGTCAACTCCTCAGACTCGAGCACGAGTTGGTGGCAGGAACCGGGAGAAGCGGGTGGTGGAGAGACGTGCGGGCGGCTCACTCGCGTCCGCACGTCGGGCAACCGTGGAGGGGGCTCAGCCCACCGCCTCGGCCGCCGCGCGCCCCGCCGTGCGGCCGGAGAAGAGGCAGCCGCCCAGGAACGTACCTTCGAGGGACCGGTAGCCGTGCACGCCGCCGCCGCCGAAGCCGGCGACCTCCCCCGCCGCGTACACGCCCTCCAGCGGATCCCCGCCCTCGGTCAGGACCCGCGACGAGAGGTCCGTCTCCAGGCCGCCGAGCGACTTGCGGGTGAGGATGTGGAGGCGTACGGCGATGAGCGGACCCGCCTTCGGGTCGAGGATGCGATGCGGCGTGGCCGTACGGATCAGCTTGTCGCCGAGGTAGGCGCGGGCCCCGCGGACCGCCGTCACCTGGAGGTCCTTGGTGAACGGGTTCGCGATCTCCCGGTCGCGCGCGACGATCTCGCGGCGCAGCGCGGCCTCGTCGATCAGCGGCTCCTTGGTGAGCGCGTTCATGCCGCGCACGAGCGCGCCGAGGTCCTTCTCGACGACGAAGTCGGCGCCGTTGTCCATGAACGCCTTGACCGGTCCGGGGACGTCGGCGCGCGCCCGCCCGATGACACCCCTGACCGACTTGCCGGTCAGATCGGGATTCTGTTCCGAGCCCGAGAGCGCGAACTCCTTGCCGATGATCTTCTGGTCGAGCACGAACCACGTGTAGTCGTACCCGGTCTTCATGATGTGTTCGAGCGTGCCGAGCGTGTCGAAGCCGGGGAAGAGCGGCACCGGCAGCCGGTTGCCACGCGCGTCCAGCCAGAGGGAGGAGGGGCCGGGCAGGATACGGATGCCGTGGTTCTCCCAGATGGGGTTCCAGTTCTGGATCCCCTCGGTGTAGTGCCACATGCGGTCGCGGTTGATGAGGCGCGCGCCGGTCTCCTCGGCGATCCCGAGCATCCTGCCGTCGACGTGGGCGGGCACACCGGAGATCATCCGCTCGGGCGGGGTGCCCAGCCGCTCGGGCCAGTTGGCGCGCACCAGGTCGTGGTCGCCGCCGATACCGCCCGAGGTGACGATCACCGCCTGCGCCTTCAGTTCGAACGCGCCGGTCACGGTCCGCCCGCTGGCCTGGCCGCGCTCGATCCCGGACGGTTCCAGGATCTCGCCGGTGACGGTGTCGACCGCGCCCGCGCTGCGGGACAGGCCGGTGACCCGGTGACGGAACCTGAGCTCGACGAGGCCGCGCGCGACCCCGGCGCGCACCCGCCGTTCGAAGGGGGCGACCAGTCCGGGCCCGGTCCCCCACGTGATGTGGAAGCGGGGTACGGAGTTGCCGTGGCCGTTGGCGTCGTAGCCGCCGCGCTCCGCCCAGCCCACCACCGGGAAGAAGCGCACCCCCTGCTGGTGCAGCCAGGACCGCTTCTCGCCGGCCGCGAAGTCCACGTACGCCTCGGCCCAGCGGCGCGGCCAGTGGTCCTCGGCGCGGTCGAAGCCCGCCGTGCCCATCCAGTCCTGGAGGGCGAGGGCATGACTGTCCTTGATGCGCATCCGGCGCTGCTCGGGCGAGTTCACGAAGAAGAGACCGCCGAAGGACCAGTGCGCCTGGCCGCCGATCGACTGCTCCGGCTCCTGGTCGAGGAGGATCACCTTGCGGCCCGCGTCGACGAGCTCCGCGGTCGCCGCGAGTCCCGCGAGACCCGCTCCGATCACGATCACATCTGCGTCGTAGGCCATGGGCCCGTCCTCTCGGCATGACGAGGCACGTGTCGGCTTCGTCACAAGTCGCCGTCGTCACGGCTGGTTGACAGGAAAGTGGCGGTCAGGACATCGGCGGCCGACCGGGACAGCCGGTGACCCGCCGTTGTTACTGATCGGTCAGATCCTTCGGCAAGAGGAGTGACCGAGTCAACCGCCCTGTCGCCGGTACTCCGTGGGCGGCGCCCGGCGGGTGGCACTACAGTCGGCGGGATACGCACCCGTGACCCGATCCGACTCCGGATGTATCGAGGTACCCAGCGTGTCGCTTCTCGTTCTGATTCTCTCGGTGAGCGCGGCCTGTTGCCTGGGTTTCGGCTTCGTGCTCCAGCAGAACGCCGCGTCCCGCGCCCCGCTGAACGACTTCCTGTCCCCCCGTCTGCTGCTGGACCTCATCCGGGTGCCCCGCTGGCTGGGCGGTATCGGGCTCATGGTGTGCGGCATGGTCCTCGGCGCGATCGCGCTGGGCAAGGGCGAGGTCTCCCAGGTGGAACCGCTCCTCGCGACCAACCTGCTGTTCGCGCTCGGCCTCTCCCGCCACCAGACGAAGAAGCCGCTGGGCCGTCAGGGCTGGTCCGGGCTCGCCCTGCTCGCGGGCGGGGTGACCGCGTTCATCCTGGCGGGCCGCCCCAAGGGCGGTGACGCGGTGTCCGATCCCCTGCGGCACTGGCTGATCATCGGCATCATGATCGGG
It encodes:
- a CDS encoding molybdopterin-dependent oxidoreductase, encoding MGRRLLLGTLGLGALGVLAAPPLQRGLESLFAGDPTGLTGLLPNGGGFRYYSVTSSVPHKGPADYRLTIDGLVDHPRSYTLADLTALPQTRLVHDVQCVTGWRVPGTPFEGVRLSHLLDAAGVRPMARAIRFTCFDGAYTESLTLRQARRPDVLVAHRMQDKALGHDHGGPVRLYVAPMYFYKSAKWLSGITVTEDVRPGYWEDRGYDADAWVGRSNGRDDAPTS
- a CDS encoding APC family permease; amino-acid sequence: MTTGSSSTSSSANTGRPAAADGGISTFKGQDRALKANRLGTGGLLLSVLAATAPLMVVAGVMPTTFAVMGIVGQPLLFVILGVVLVLFSVGYAEMSRHVHNAGAFYAYVARGLGGTAGAGAAAVALLAYSTLQVGIYGIFGFEVSGLFSKYLDVDLAWWIPALVAVLVVGALAWLKVDVNARVLGVLLVVEVALVVIFDVAAVADPGKEGLSLHAFNPDTLTGAGVGTALCFCIAAFTGFEQAPVYAEETSRPHILVPRVMFLAIGFVAVFFAISSWALTVATGPAGIVGASRKQSAGLLFFLTESRLGGTFTDVLHVLFVTGMFAALLSFHNVVARYAFAMGREGLLPKAFGRTTGASGAPGTGSLLQTTISLIVLVAFAVTDDKPNGDPTAPVLRLFTWGGNVGALGVILLMAAASLSVIVFFVRRGAARAQAWRLVTAAVSGVALLVIAGYTVKDFDVLVGTGPGSALSRLLPALVAAALVVGLVQGLVLRSRAPEAHARIGLGNEAFQLDKAADSRSGSAVDSDSGAGAGA
- a CDS encoding FAD-binding dehydrogenase gives rise to the protein MAYDADVIVIGAGLAGLAATAELVDAGRKVILLDQEPEQSIGGQAHWSFGGLFFVNSPEQRRMRIKDSHALALQDWMGTAGFDRAEDHWPRRWAEAYVDFAAGEKRSWLHQQGVRFFPVVGWAERGGYDANGHGNSVPRFHITWGTGPGLVAPFERRVRAGVARGLVELRFRHRVTGLSRSAGAVDTVTGEILEPSGIERGQASGRTVTGAFELKAQAVIVTSGGIGGDHDLVRANWPERLGTPPERMISGVPAHVDGRMLGIAEETGARLINRDRMWHYTEGIQNWNPIWENHGIRILPGPSSLWLDARGNRLPVPLFPGFDTLGTLEHIMKTGYDYTWFVLDQKIIGKEFALSGSEQNPDLTGKSVRGVIGRARADVPGPVKAFMDNGADFVVEKDLGALVRGMNALTKEPLIDEAALRREIVARDREIANPFTKDLQVTAVRGARAYLGDKLIRTATPHRILDPKAGPLIAVRLHILTRKSLGGLETDLSSRVLTEGGDPLEGVYAAGEVAGFGGGGVHGYRSLEGTFLGGCLFSGRTAGRAAAEAVG